The following proteins are co-located in the Camelina sativa cultivar DH55 chromosome 12, Cs, whole genome shotgun sequence genome:
- the LOC104732120 gene encoding cytochrome P450 708A2-like translates to MVEVYELWAAILSLIVVKLCHWIYQWRNPKSNGKLPPGSMGFPIIGETFEFMKLHDAIHLPAFVKKKVLRHGPLFRTSLFGGKVIISTDIGVNMEIAKTNNIPGMPKSLKRLFGENNLFVNLETHKHARSLTNQFLGSQGLKLRMIQDIDLLSRTHMEEGARNGSLDIKETSSKIIVECLAKKVLGDMEPEAAKELTLCWTYFPREWFRFSWNVPGTGAYRMVKAKNRMMKVLKETILKKRALGEEFGEVFKIIFGEMDGGADTISVEKAIDYIFTLFVIANETTPGVLAATIKLISNNPKVMQELKREHEGIVRGKIEKEEKADLTWEDYKSMTFTHMVITESLRITSTAPTVLRIIDREYQFGDYTIPAGWIFMGYPYVHFNPEKYEDPSVFNPWRWKGKDLSVNVSKTFLPFGSGSRLCVGAEFVKLQMAIFIHHLSRYRWSMKTETTVLRRFILMLPSGSDVQISYDTEEDSSVGY, encoded by the exons atgGTAGAGGTTTATGAGTTGTGGGCTGCGATACTTTCACTCATAGTTGTGAAGCTGTGTCACTGGATCTATCAGTGGAGAAACCCGAAGAGTAATGGAAAACTACCTCCAGGATCAATGGGTTTCCCAATCATCGGAGAGACTTTCGAGTTTATGAAGCTTCATGATGCTATTCACTTACCAGCTTTCGTGAAGAAGAAAGTACTCAG ACATGGACCACTTTTTCGGACAAGTTTATTTGGAGGCAAAGTTATAATCTCGACTGATATTGGAGTAAATATGGAGATAGCAAAGACGAATAATATTCCTGGTATGCCAAAGAGCTTAAAGCGGCTTTTTGGGGAAAACAACTTGTTTGTGAATTTGGAGACACACAAACATGCCCGCAGCTTGACAAACCAGTTTTTAGGTTCACAAGGTTTGAAACTAAGGATGATTCAAGACATTGATTTATTGTCTCGCACACACATGGAAGAAGGTGCTAGGAACGGCAGTCTTGACATTAAAGAAACGTCAAGCAAG ATTATTGTTGAATGTCTTGCGAAGAAAGTACTGGGCGACATGGAACCAGAGGCGGCAAAAGAACTCACACTTTGTTGGACATATTTTCCTAGGGAATGGTTTCGATTTTCTTGGAACGTTCCAGGGACTGGTGCCTATCGAATGGTTAAG GCGAAAAATCGGATGATGAAGGTACTAAAAGAGACAATACTTAAGAAAAGAGCATTAGGAGAGGAATTTGGGGAGGTTTTCAAGATCATCTTTGGAGAGATGGATGGAGGAGCGGACACTATCAGTGTAGAGAAAGCGATCGACTACATATTTACTTTATTTGTGATTGCTAACGAAACAACACCAGGGGTTCTTGCGGCTACAATAAAACTAATAAGCAACAACCCTAAAGTCATGCAAGAGTTGAAGAGAGAACATGAAGGAATTGTTAGAGGTAAGAttgagaaggaggagaaggctGACTTAACATGGGAAGATTACAAATCAATGACTTTCACCCACATG GTGATAACTGAGTCGCTTAGGATCACAAGCACAGCACCAACGGTGCTTAGAATAATTGATCGTGAGTACCAATTTGGTGATTATACAATTCCAGCAGGTTGGATCTTCATGGGTTATCCTTACGTACATTTCAATCCAGAAAAGTATGAAGACCCTTCAGTGTTTAATCCATGGCGTTGGAAG GGAAAAGATTTGAGTGTGAACGTATCCAAGACATTCCTTCCCTTTGGCTCTGGTTCTAGATTATGTGTAGGAGCTGAGTTCGTTAAGCTGCAGATGGCCATTTTTATCCATCATTTGTCTAGATACAG GTGGTCAATGAAGACAGAGACTACAGTACTTCGAAGGTTTATACTTATGCTTCCAAGTGGATCTGATGTTCAAATCTCATATGACACTGAAGAGGATAGCTCTGTTGGTTATTAG
- the LOC104733634 gene encoding uncharacterized protein LOC104733634 has product MSPFEAMYGRPCRTPLCWNEVGERTSFNHKLIDETTEKIKFIRESMKKAQDRQKKYADRKRREVEFEVVDMVYLKVAQQKGKDCFDKVGKLAVRFIGPYRIEKRVGELAYRLSMPEVMRLHKVFHVSQLRKHVPDPNMIVPEPIEELEPNLTYPKGPFGIGQRRTQKLKNRSISRIQVFWGKQNRKVTTWEDEDRIRAKYPQLFTEEDEAGPSEPYGILECNDAHQGVTLEESRGHGER; this is encoded by the exons ATGTCACCATTTGAAGCAATGTACGGAAGGCCGTGTCGAACGCCTTTGTGTTGGAACGAAGTTGGAGAAAGGACGAGCTTCAATCACAAATTGATTGATGAGACCACTGAGAAGATCAAGTTCATTCGTGAGAGCATGAAGAAAGCGCAGGATCGCCAGAAGAAGTACGCAGACCGTAAAAGGCGAGAAGTCGAATTTGAAGTCGTAGATATGGTGTACTTGAAGGTTGcacaacaaaaaggaaaggatTGCTTTGATAAAGTGGGAAAGCTTGCGGTAAGGTTTATCGGACCATACCGGATCGAGAAAAGAGTTGGAGAATTAGCCTACCGGCTATCtatgcctgaggttatgcgatTGCATAAAGTATTCCATGTTTCACAACTACGGAAGCATGTACCAGATCCTAACATGATTGTGCCCGAGCCTATCGAGGAGTTGGAGCCAAATCTCACATACCCCAAAGGACCATTTGGAATAGGGCAAAGAAGGACTCAGAAGTTGAAGAACAGGAGCATTTCTCGAATCCAAGTATTTTGGGGAAAGCAAAACCGTAAAGTCACCACTTGGGAAGACGAGGATAGGATTCGTGCCAAATATCCCCAGCTGTTTACCGAAGAAGATGAGGCAGGACCATCGGAACCCTATGGAATTCTTGAATGTAATGACGCTCACCAAGgg gtaaccctagaggAAAGTAGAGGGCATGGTGAACGATAG